A region from the Hippoglossus hippoglossus isolate fHipHip1 chromosome 16, fHipHip1.pri, whole genome shotgun sequence genome encodes:
- the LOC117776546 gene encoding uncharacterized protein LOC117776546 produces MLQQVTALLLVLAWSGSAQPVDSMAELKKVRVALEELKAERQVMSDRLDMAEREMKRIRETPKVAFAASLGGNGLVKTTSGNKDLIYNDVLTNVGEAYSPATGEFTAPIRGVYYIRFTANAPTGFPMSAVLYKNSASIQLIAHEQPSGEGSDTASNGATLLLEQGDKLKMVLWHNTQIWDNSNHHSTFSGFLLFSMEDGPPTEGAEDQLKTFQASVKQLQAETSGIRERLEATEQELKAAREVPKVAFAVSLGGNGLQKTTSGSRTLIYKDVLTNIGQAYNPETGVVTAPIRGVYYIRFTANAPTDFPMSAVLYKNGASIQLIAHEQPSGEGSDTASNGATLLLEQGDTLSMELWQNTQIWDNSNHHSTFSGFLLFPM; encoded by the exons ATGCTTCAGCAAGTCACTGCCCTGCTGCTGGTCCTGGCCTGGTCCGGCTCGGCTCAGCCTGTCGACAGCATGGCCGAGCTGAAGAAGGTGCGGGTCgccctggaggagctgaaggccGAGAGACAGG TGATGAGCGATCGTCTGGACATGGCCGAGCGGGAGATGAAGAGAATCCGAG AAACCCCTAAAGTTGCATTCGCTGCGTCGCTGGGAGGAAACGGCCTCGTGAAGACGACTTCAGGCAACAAAGACCTCATCTACAACGACGTCCTGACCAACGTGGGCGAGGCTTACAGCCCGGCCACAG GTGAGTTCACGGCCCCGATTCGTGGAGTCTACTACATCCGCTTCACCGCCAACGCCCCCACCGGCTTCCCCATGAGCGCAGTGCTCTACAAAAACAGCGCTTCGATCCAGTTGATCGCCCACGAGCAGCCGTCCGGCGAAGGCAGCGACACGGCGTCCAACGGCGCCACCTTGCTGCTGGAGCAGGGAGACAAGCTGAAGATGGTGCTGTGGCACAACACTCAGATCTGGGACAACAGTAACCACCACAGCACCTTCAGCGGcttcctgctgttctccat GGAGGACGGACCTCCAACAGAGGGCGCCGAAGACCAGCTAAAAACCTTCCAGGCTTCAGTGAAACAGCTTCAGGCTGAAACCTCAG gcATCAGAGAGCGACTGGAGGCCACCGAGCAGGAGCTGAAGGCTGCGAGAG AAGTACCGAAGGTGGCGTTTGCAGTTTCCCTCGGAGGAAACGGTCTTCAGAAGACGACGTCCGGAAGCAGGACGCTCATCTACAAAGACGTCCTGACCAACATCGGACAGGCGTACAACCCTGAGACCG gtGTGGTCACGGCCCCGATTCGTGGAGTCTACTACATCCGCTTCACCGCCAACGCCCCCACCGACTTCCCCATGAGCGCAGTGCTCTACAAAAACGGCGCTTCTATCCAGTTGATCGCCCACGAGCAGCCGTCCGGCGAAGGCAGCGACACGGCGTCCAACGGCGCCACCTTGCTGCTGGAGCAGGGAGACACACTGTCCATGGAGCTGTGGCAGAACACTCAGATCTGGGACAACAGTAACCACCACAGCACCTTCAGCGGCTTCCTGCTGTTCCCCATGTGA
- the zgc:153896 gene encoding ectonucleotide pyrophosphatase/phosphodiesterase family member 7, translated as MKKLQLLLVVAAALCAAGKPVSKAVGANKLLLISFDGFRWDYDQDVETPNLDQLVLDGVKAKYITPPMLTMTSPSHFTTITGRWVEDHEVVHNMMFDSKTNLKVPHKQALTRSAWWDNGVLPLWITAQNQGLKTASFHYPGGGANYSGQAVNRVLVEAFDHPDDNETEWRQNVDTVMSWFSEEDFHLVTLYYGEPDHVGHAMGPDHEDRKKIIRQIDRTIGYLKEAIDRHNLTDSLNVIITSDHGMTRVKKRPQVEEIILNKYLNLIKLASFEILDYGGFGILTPRPGKEQEVFDSLSKAPNLTVYKKDQMPESFHLGKSERLPPIVVVADLGFNLNSRFIVYVNKGDHGYHNGEMDMKTIFRAFGPDFRRNFVSEPFDSIHIYPLMCKLLQIDPAPHNGSLTVTEQLLHSSGSQITAPVSVTLLLVVMFTVL; from the exons atgaagaagctgcagctgctcctggtCGTCGCAGCAGCCCTGTGTGCTGCCGGGAAACCGGTGAGCAAGGCAGTGGGCGccaacaagctgctgctgatctCCTTCGACGGCTTCAGGTGGGACTACGACCAGGACGTGGAGACACCGAACCTGGACCAGCTGGTGCTGGACGGGGTCAAGGCCAAATACATCACCCCCCCGATGCTGACCATGACCTCGCCGTCCCACTTCACCACCATCACCG GTCGGTGGGTCGAGGACCACGAGGTCGTCCACAACATGATGTTTGACAGCAAGACCAACCTGAAGGTTCCTCACAAACAGGCACTGACCAGATCGGCGTGGTGGGACAACGGAGTCCTGCCGTTATGGATCACAGCTCAGAACCAG GGTCTGAAAACTGCTTCCTTCCACTACCCAGGAGGTGGCGCCAACTACAGCGGTCAGGCGGTCAACCGAGTGCTGGTGGAGGCGTTCGACCACCCGGACGATAACGAGACCGAGTGGCGTCAGAACGTTGACACAGTGATGAGCTGGTTCTCTGAGGAAGACTTCCACCTGGTGACGCTGTACTATGGCGAGCCGGACCACGTGGGCCACGCCATGGGCCCGGATCACGAGGACAGGAAGAAGATCATCCGACAGATCGACCGCACCATCGGCTATTTGAAGGAGGCCATTGATCGGCATAACCTGACCGACAGCCTGAACGTCATCATCACCTCCGACCACGGCATGACCAGAGTCAAGAAGCGACCTCAGGTGGAGGAGATCATCCTCAACAAGTACCTGAATTTGATCAAGCTCGCCAGCTTCGAGATCCTCGACTACGGCGGGTTCGGCATCCTGACGCCTCGGCCGGGGAAGGAGCAGGAGGTTTTTGATTCTCTATCCAAAGCACCCAATCTGACGGTCTACAAAAAAGACCAGATGCCCGAGAGCTTCCATCTTGGCAAAAGTGAGCGGCTGCCTCCCATCGTGGTTGTCGCAGATCTGGGATTCAACCTGAACTCT AGATTCATCGTGTACGTCAACAAGGGCGATCACGGGTATCATAACGGAGAGATGGACATGAAGACCATCTTCAGGGCGTTCGGTCCCGACTTCAGGAGGAACTTTGTGTCCGAGCCGTTCGACAGCATCCACATTTACCCGTTGATGTGTAAACTGCTGCAGATTGACCCGGCGCCGCACAACGGATCCCTGACGGTgaccgagcagctgctgcacagca gtggatcacagatCACAGCTCCAGtgtctgtcactctgctgctggTGGTCATGTTCACTGTGCTGTAA